A region from the Rosa rugosa chromosome 6, drRosRugo1.1, whole genome shotgun sequence genome encodes:
- the LOC133713598 gene encoding uncharacterized protein LOC133713598: protein MSVSITLRKLKDLVAVCWFIALWEDPEGAMMALLRNLDHCISSYSSVIRKFEIEDAEECFKLFSLEEAAKFDEVTLANVNNFKKRSKSQSPNAIHKEYIVLRSRSVCIISIVLI from the exons ATGAGTGTTTCGATTACATTGAGGAAGCTAAAAGATCTGGTGGCAGTGTGCTGGTTCATTGCTTTGTGGGAAGATCCAGAAG GGGCAATGATGGCTTTGCTTCGAAATCTTGATCATTGCATCTCAAGCTATTCATCT GTTATACGAAAATTTGAGATAGAGGATGCAGAGGAATGCTTCAAACTTTTTTCTTTGGAAGAGGCGGCTAAATTTGACGAAGTGACCCTTGCCAATGTGAACAACTTCAAAAAGCGCTCAAAAAGCCAGTCACCTAATGCAATCCACAAAGAATATATAGTGCTAAGATCCAGATCAGTCTGCatcatttctattgttttgatttGA
- the LOC133716659 gene encoding receptor-like protein 34, with product MSYNNLEGSIPSFSGAKDIVAIDLSFNGLISTINSTHWRNLTKLSYLRLGSNKLDGNIPSSLFSLPLLGTLELSSNQFSGPFAEISNVSSYLLSGLDLSSNNLEGPIPMSIFSLQGLINLDLSSNNLSGSFPPDCLHQLRYLSVLDLSHNNLFLTHDYTNFSYSSTSQLSDLRLVSLQLRTIPKFLRNQSNLGSLDLSDNQINGKIPNWIWSLSDLRYLNLSCNSLDSLEVPSINLSNLMYLDLHSNQFHGKIPIFPSLYSVYYLDFSRNYFSSPIPSTTGDMLVKTGLLSLSSNNLNGIIPESLCNSTSLKVLDLSNNSLSGTIPRCLTTMTTLAVLNLRRNNLTNVDEFSHTCSLEMLDVSGNHIQGQFLKSLVNCTRLEVLKQFDNRTISMFFEEHIHLIIDLAHNNFSGEVPGTALTTWQAMRTSKDNAPWKIRNLQVEYGETYYQVDTIMVSNNGLEMELVNILTIFTSVDFSCNKFNGSIPEEIGELKSLDALNLSNNAFTGAVPSSLSNLSELKSLDLSKNKLSGQIPVELTKLTFLAFLNLSYNQLVGRIPSGAQFSTFDAASF from the exons ATGTCTTATAACAATTTGGAAGGTTCAATTCCGTCATTCAGTGGGGCCAAGGATATTGTTGCCATAGACCTTTCCTTCAATGGTCTAATCAGTACTATTAATTCCACCCATTGGAGAAACCTTACTAAGCTATCTTATCTCAGGTTGGGATCCAATAAGCTCGATGGGAATATCCCATCATCTCTGTTTTCTCTTCCCCTGTTGGGTACTCTAGAACTTTCCAGCAATCAATTCTCTGGTCCATTCGCTGAAATTTCAAATGTATCTTCCTACTTGCTTTCTGGTCTTGATTTGAGTAGTAACAATCTAGAAGGGCCAATACCTATGTCTATCTTTAGCTTGCAAGGTCTTATCAATCTAGATCTTTCTTCAAATAATTTAAGTGGTTCGTTTCCCCCTGACTGTCTACACCAACTGAGATATCTTTCTGTACTTGATCTTTCACATAATAACTTGTTTCTTACCCATGATTATACCAATTTCTCATATTCCTCAACTTCTCAACTATCTGATTTGAGGTTGGTGTCATTGCAGTTGAGAACAATTCCTAAATTCTTGAGAAATCAATCTAACTTGGGAAGTTTGGACCTTTCAGATAACCAGATAAATGGCAAGATACCCAACTGGATTTGGAGTCTTAGTGATCTTAGGTACCTAAATCTTTCTTGCAACTCCCTAGATTCTCTAGAAGTTCCTTCAATCAATCTCAGTAATTTAATGTACCTTGACCTCCATTCCAACCAGTTTCATgggaaaatcccaatttttcCATCACTTTACAGTGTCTATTATCTAGATTTCTCGAGAAATTATTTCAGCTCTCCCATACCGAGTACCACTGGAGATATGCTTGTAAAGACTGGATTATTGTCGCTTTCGAGCAATAACCTCAATGGGATCATTCCAGAATCATTATGCAATTCAACAAGTCTGAAAGTTCTTGATCTGTCCAATAATTCTTTGAGTGGCACGATTCCTCGGTGCTTGACTACAATGACCACGCTCGCAGTACTCAATTTAAGGAGGAACAATCTTACAAATGTTGATGAGTTCTCTCATACTTGTAGTTTAGAAATGCTAGATGTCAGTGGAAATCATATTCAAGGCCAGTTTTTAAAATCTCTTGTCAATTGCACCCGATTAGAGGTTTTAAAACAATTTGATAACAGAACCATTTCCATGTTTTTTGAGGAACACATCCACCTT ATCATAGACTTAGCTCACAACAATTTCAGTGGTGAAGTACCTGGAACAGCTTTGACGACTTGGCAGGCGATGAGGACTAGCAAAGATAATGCCCCATGGAAAATCCGTAACCTTCAAGTTGAGTATGGTGAAACTTATTATCAAGTAGATACAATCATGGTTAGCAACAATGGTTTAGAGATGGAGCTGGTGAATATTTTAACAATCTTCACCTCCGTTGACTTCTCATGCAACAAGTTCAACGGATCAATACCGGAGGAAATTGGAGAACTCAAATCATTAGATGCCCTCAACTTGTCCAACAATGCATTCACAGGTGCAGTTCCATCATCATTAAGTAACTTGAGTGAGCTAAAGTCTTTGGACCTTTCGAAAAACAAATTGAGCGGTCAAATCCCAGTGGAGCTTACAAAACTCACTTTCCTTGCATTCTTGAATCTCTCATATAATCAATTGGTCGGGAGGATACCAAGCGGTGCTCAATTTTCAACATTTGATGCAGCTTCCTTCTAA